A DNA window from Siniperca chuatsi isolate FFG_IHB_CAS linkage group LG6, ASM2008510v1, whole genome shotgun sequence contains the following coding sequences:
- the prpf38a gene encoding pre-mRNA-splicing factor 38A has translation MANRTVKDANSIHGTNPQYLVEKITRTRIYESKYWKEECFGLTAELVVDKAMELKYVGGVYGGNIKPTPFLCLTLKMLQIQPEKDIIVEFIKNEDFKYVRLLGAMYMRLTGTAVDCYKYLEPLYNDYRKIKSQNRNGEFELMHVDEFIDELLHSERMCDIILPRLQKRHVLEEAEMLDPRISALEEDLDEVESSEEEDEEEEKPERLQTPEPHRRSYRDNDRPRRSPSPRYRRSRSPRRRSRSPKRRSPSPRRDRHRSKSPRRHRSRSRDRRHRSKSPGHHRSHRHRSHSKSPERSSKKSHKKSRRGNE, from the exons ATGGCAAACAGAACCGTTAAAGATGCTAACAGTATACACGGGACTAACCCGCAGTATCTGGTGGAGAAAATCACCCGGACTCGAATCTACGAGTCTAAATACTGGAAGGAGGAGTGCTTCGGTCTGACCG CTGAGCTAGTTGTTGACAAAGCCATGGAGTTGAAGTATGTTGGTGGAGTTTATGGTGGGAACATCAAGCCCACTCCCttcctctgtctcactctgaAGATGCTGCAGATTCAACCTGAAAAAGACATCATCGTTGAGTTCATAAAAAATGAGGATTTCAA atatGTTCGTTTACTTGGAGCGATGTACATGAGGTTAACTGGCACTGCAGTGGATTGCTACAAATACCTGGAGCCGCTGTACAACgattacagaaaaataaagagtCAGAACAGAAATGGAG aGTTTGAGTTGATGCATGTGGACGAGTTCATCGACGAGCTTCTTCATTCAGAGAGGATGTGTGACATCATTCTGCCCCGCCTGCAG aagAGACATGTCCTTGAGGAGGCTGAGATGTTAGACCCACGTATCAGCGCTCTGGAGGAAGACCTGGATGAGGTGGagagcagtgaagaagaagacgaggaagaagagaag CCGGAGAGACTCCAGACCCCCGAACCCCACAGACGCAGTTACCGTGACAACGACAGACCTCGTCGATCTCCGTCACCTCGTTACAGACGCAGCCGCTCACCCAGAcg gagGAGCAGATCTCCGAAGAGGCGGAG CCCATCGCCCCGGAGAGACCGCCATCGCAGCAAGAGCCCCCGGCGCCATCGCAGCCGGTCCAGAGACAGACGCCACCGCTCCAAATCCCCGG GTCACCACAGAAGCCACAGACACCGCAGCCACTCAAAGTCCCCGGAGAG GAGTTCAAAAAAGAGTCACAAGAAGAGTCGAAGAGGAAACGAgtga
- the LOC122878211 gene encoding interferon-induced protein with tetratricopeptide repeats 1B-like: protein MMSAAQSPTTLESRLKALQCHFTWDLDPGRSELFRLRDKLEDIGTKEGNSWLGHIYNLRGFIQYKLGFTEDAQSLFSRAAEAFRQMRNTDEGPWLVVNYGNLAWLHYHLGEQAESQAYLSKIDALMKKYPSPSQDELHPEIYAEKAWTLMKFSADKKLLAADYFERAIRMQPDVVEWHTSHMLALGSPFNYSNKELEANVLEKMRIAKEQDPESLHLAVHYLEQCAKKGERIEDDARELGRKVLSNPVSSYSGMKALLWVYKKYVSVDEAIDLAEEALKKHPDVRYLKSCVALCYKWKITSSEENRPEQSVIDRAISLHKEVISLYPHSSLVKKIDLADIYARSNLAKAEAIYQELLESDLEPADTQMLYNNYANYLYFNRQDSDRSITYHMKAAAIPHKSFYRKNSITVLKKIKDKGSHRMCRKIEEFLANLQEP from the exons ATGATGAG TGCTGCTCAGAGTCCGACAACACTGGAGTCCAGACTGAAGGCCCTGCAGTGCCACTTCACCTGGGATCTGGACCCTGGCAGGTCCGAACTTTTCCGACTCAGGGACAAGTTGGAAGACATCGGCACCAAggagggaaacagctggctGGGTCACATTTACAACCTGCGGGGGTTCATTCAGTACAAGCTGGGGTTCACCGAAGACGCCCAGAGTTTGTTCAGCAGGGCTGCAGAGGCCTTCCGCCAGATGAGAAACACAGATGAGGGCCCCTGGTTAGTGGTGAACTATGGGAACCTGGCTTGGCTGCACTACCACCTGGGAGAACAAGCAGAGAGTCAGGCTTACCTGTCGAAGATCGACGCCCTGATGAAAAAATACCCATCTCCATCCCAGGACGAGCTCCATCCGGAGATCTACGCGGAAAAAGCCTGGACCCTGATGAAGTTCAGCGCAGACAaaaagctgctggctgcagattACTTCGAGAGAGCCATCAGGATGCAGCCAGACGTGGTGGAGTGGCACACCAGCCATATGTTAGCATTAGGCAGTCCCTTTAATTACAGCAACAAAGAGCTGGAAGCTAACGTCTTGGAGAAAATGAGAATCGCCAAGGAACAGGATCCAGAGAGCTTGCACCTCGCCGTTCACTACCTTGAACAATGTGCtaagaaaggagaaagaatCGAAGATGATGCGCGTGAGTTAGGCAGAAAGGTTTTGAGTAATCCCGTCAGCAGCTACAGCGGTATGAAAGCATTACTATGGGTTTACAAGAAATATGTATCTGTTGATGAGGCCATTGATTTGGCAGAGGAGGCTCTGAAAAAACATCCAGATGTACGTTATCTGAAGTCATGTGTTGCACTCTGCTACAAATGGAAGATCACATCTTCCGAGGAAAATCGCCCAGAACAAAGCGTGATAGACAGAGCAATCAGTCTCCATAAGGAGGTGATTTCTCTTTACCCTCATTCTTCACTTGTGAAGAAAATAGACCTCGCAGATATATACGCAAGGTCAAATCTGGCTAAAGCTGAGGCGATATACCAGGAACTGCTAGAAAGCGACCTGgaacctgcagacacacagatgctTTACAACAACTACGCAAACTATTTATACTTCAATCGGCAGGATAGTGACAGGTCAATAACATATCACATGAAGGCGGCTGCAATACCGCACAAATCCTTCTATCGTAAGAACAGCATCACAGTTCTGAAGAAGATTAAAGACAAAGGCAGCCACCGAATGTGTAGAAAAATAGAGGAGTTTCTGGCGAACCTGCAAGAGCCATAG
- the LOC122877898 gene encoding interferon-induced protein with tetratricopeptide repeats 5-like gives MMSAAQSPTTLESKLEALQCHFTWDLDPGRSKLVRLRDKLEDIGTKEGNSWLGHIYNLRGFIQYKLEFTEDAQSLFSRAAEAFRQMRNTDEGPWLVVNYGNLAWLHHHLGEQAESQAYLSKVDALMNKYPSPSQDELHPEIYAEKAWTLMKFSADKKLLAADYFERAIRMQPYVVEWRNSQVIGLVNAFKHIRTRLGPLRTGPSEMPFQWRKRLYGTASLCFFAPAPKPALAPTPAPIPAHAPAPALAHAPASAPAPFPCPCP, from the coding sequence TGCTGCTCAGAGTCCGACAACACTGGAGTCCAAACTGGAGGCCCTGCAGTGCCACTTCACCTGGGATCTGGACCCTGGCAGGTCCAAACTTGTACGACTCAGGGACAAGTTGGAAGACATCGGCACCAAggagggaaacagctggctGGGTCACATTTACAACCTGCGGGGGTTCATTCAGTACAAGCTGGAGTTCACCGAAGATGCCCAGAGTTTGTTCAGCAGGGCTGCAGAGGCCTTCCGCCAGATGAGAAACACAGATGAGGGCCCCTGGTTAGTGGTGAACTACGGGAACCTGGCTTGGCTGCACCACCACCTGGGAGAACAAGCAGAGAGTCAGGCTTACCTGTCGAAGGTCGACGCCCTGATGAATAAATACCCATCTCCATCCCAGGATGAGCTCCATCCGGAGATCTACGCGGAAAAAGCCTGGACCCTGATGAAGTTCAGCGCAGACAaaaagctgctggctgcagattACTTCGAGAGAGCCATCAGGATGCAGCCATACGTGGTGGAGTGGCGTAACAGCCAAGTCATAGGGTTAGTGAATGCTTTTAAACACATCAGAACAAGGCTTGGCCCTCTGAGGACAGGGCCCTCTGAgatgcccttccagtggagaaaacgccTATATGGCACTGCATCCTTGTGCTTTTTCGCCCCTGCCCCTAAACCTGCCCTTGCCCCTACACCTGCACCGATACCTGCCCATGCACCTGCACCTGCCCTTGCACATGCACCTGCCTCTGCCCCTGCCCCCTTCCCTTGCCCTTGCCCCTGA